The genomic window CCAGTGTTGGGGAGTCTCTATCTCCCCTGGTTTCACTTCTCCCTGTCACAACCTATGTCAGGTCCTTCTGCCGGGATACTCATGATTCGGCCACAGTTCACTCTCCCGTTGTGTGTAGGGTTTCTAGGGAACCCAATCAGCGACACCATGGTTCAGGGTTATAGTGTAATCACTGGAAGGGCGGCGACTTAGCTTCTCCGCAAAACATGAGATGTCAGTCTTGCGTCCCAgacccctcctcctgctgctgtcgGGGACCCTGGCCCTGAGACCAGGACGGATGAGTGAGGGGTCGGGAGAGAAAACGCCCCAGCGTGGGCGGAGGCAGGGGACCGCTAGACGGAAGGGTTGCTCCACCGCCTCGGACCCAGAGCTCTCACCTCCGCCTCACCCACCCCTTGGTCCCGACTCTTCTCCAACCTGCCACCCCTCTTCCGTCCCACAAGCCCCCTCGTCTGTGCCCTCCCGGCCGCCTCCCCCTAGGACCCGGGCCCCACGCCGAGAGGAGGGTCGGGAGGGGTCTCACCCCTCCGCGCCCACAGGCTCCCACTCCCTGAGGTATTTCTACACCGCGGTGTCCCGGCCGGGCCGCGGGGAGCCCGGGTACTTGGAAGTCGGCTACGTGGACGACACGCAGTTCGTGCGGTTCGACAGCGACACCCCGAGTTCGGTGATGGAGCCGCGGTTGCAGTGGGTGGACCAGGAGGGGCCGGAGTAGTGGGAGCAGCAGACGCAGAACTTCAGGACCCGCACACAAACTCTTCAAGTGAGGCTGAATGAATTGCGTGTCCACTACAGCCAGAGCAAGGCCGGTGAGCGACCTGGGCCCGGGTCCAGGTCACGACCCCCCTCCCTACGGACGCGCCAAGGTCGCCCCGAGTGTCTGGGTCCTAGTGCCACGCGGAGTCTGCGCCCCACCCCCGTCCTGCGAATAGGTAAGAGCCCCTGGGGACTGTACTCGGTTTGGTTTTCAGTTTAGGCTTTAATGATTGCAGGTCAGGGCGGGGCCAGTGTCTCACACCTTCCAAAGGATGACAGGCTGCGACGTGGGGCCTGATGGGCACTTCCTCTGCCGTTACCTTCGTGACACCTACGACCGCGCGGATTACATCACCCTGCGGGTGCCATGGCGGGACACCGCGCCGCACATCACCCGCTGCAAGTGGGAGGCAGCCGGTGAGGCGGAGCGCTACAGGTACTACCTGGAGGGCACGTGCATGGAGTGGTTCCTCAAGTATCTGGAGATGGGGAAGAAGACACTGCTGGAAGCAGATACAGGGACCACGAGGACTCCCTGATCTCCCATCCACTGCGGCTGGCTTTccagaggaagggaaaatggacTCAGTGTCAGAACAGCGCCCCTCCCACTGGTGGGAAGAGGGAGATCCGCCTCAGTGTATTCATATTCCTACTAGGGAGTGACTCCCTTAGAGGGCGATGAGGAACCCAGTCTCCTGGGTTGCAGATTGAGATCATCCCTGAAATAACCCATCAGCAGTTCCTTTGACCTGGGCAGCCACCTTGTGAACCATGATTTTTCTCTCAAGGCCTTGTTCTCCATCTGAGAACATCTTTGGGAGTCTGACTCCGTGTTTTCTGAGCACTGACCCTTCACTGCAGTCACAAGACCATTAGAGTGTTCGCCATTTTAGACCTGCACACTCCTACCCTGGGCGCTCTCCCTGATTCCACATAATTCCACATCCTGAAGTCTAGGCTGGTCTGGCTCTTGTGCTTTTTCCTTCCAAACCAATTATCCTTTCCATTGTCGGGATGGtcatatgaaagcaacccaaagTGTGATTTTCTGATTCTTCTTCCTCATAACCCCCAAAAGACATATGACCTACCATCCCATGAGGTCTCCCTGaggtgctgggccctgggcttCTATCCTGTGGAGATCACCCTGACCTGGCAGCGTGATGGGGAGGCCCACA from Neofelis nebulosa isolate mNeoNeb1 chromosome 6, mNeoNeb1.pri, whole genome shotgun sequence includes these protein-coding regions:
- the LOC131513897 gene encoding WASH complex subunit 1-like gives rise to the protein MSVLRPRPLLLLLSGTLALRPGRMSEGSGEKTPQRGRRQGTARRKGCSTASDPELSPPPHPPLGPDSSPTCHPSSVPQAPSSVPSRPPPPRTRAPRREEGREGSHPSAPTGSHSLRYFYTAVSRPGRGEPGYLEVGYVDDTQFVRFDSDTPSSVMEPRLQWVDQEGPE
- the LOC131513898 gene encoding DLA class I histocompatibility antigen, A9/A9 alpha chain-like; the protein is MTGCDVGPDGHFLCRYLRDTYDRADYITLRVPWRDTAPHITRCKWEAAGEAERYRYYLEGTCMEWFLKYLEMGKKTLLEADTGTTRTP